In Zingiber officinale cultivar Zhangliang chromosome 11B, Zo_v1.1, whole genome shotgun sequence, a single window of DNA contains:
- the LOC122033331 gene encoding B3 domain-containing protein Os02g0683500-like yields the protein MEAFRVVLQPTPSSSSSPSLASSLWRPELGTLVAADGSNGRREHMFDKVVTPSDVGKLNRLVIPKQFAERFFPLEPDMADKGVLLCFEDAAGEQWSFRYSYWHSSQSYVMTKGWSRFVKEKHLHAGDTVSFLRAPTTGAGHRLFIDLHRPRHFYHPLIPYDTFRPWGVASWGGNTAAANQILCYNRTLPGLPRQHIAGLKAAYDDGDTVLDSVPVVIGGMAATTKSAPKRFRLFGVNLECPELPPPMEDGSNNAGWWRTCSRSGENEER from the coding sequence ATGGAGGCATTTAGAGTGGTGCTACAACCTACAccatcctcctcttcttctccctccTTGGCGTCTTCTCTGTGGAGGCCTGAATTAGGCACCCTGGTGGCAGCAGATGGCAGCAACGGGCGGAGGGAGCACATGTTCGACAAGGTGGTGACTCCGAGTGACGTCGGGAAGCTGAACAGGCTGGTGATCCCGAAGCAGTTCGCCGAGAGGTTCTTCCCGTTGGAGCCAGATATGGCCGACAAGGGGGTGTTGCTCTGCTTCGAGGATGCCGCCGGAGAGCAGTGGAGCTTCCGATACTCCTACTGGCACAGCAGCCAGAGCTACGTGATGACCAAGGGATGGAGCCGCTTCGTGAAGGAGAAACACCTCCACGCCGGGGACACCGTCTCCTTCCTCCGCGCCCCCACCACCGGTGCCGGTCACCGCCTCTTCATTGATCTGCACCGCCCCAGGCACTTTTACCATCCGCTAATTCCTTACGACACTTTTCGGCCATGGGGAGTAGCTTCTTGGGGAGGGAATACGGCTGCCGCAAATCAGATCTTATGCTACAACAGAACGCTTCCGGGCCTTCCCCGGCAGCACATCGCTGGACTCAAAGCAGCTTATGACGATGGGGACACGGTGCTGGACTCGGTGCCGGTGGTCATTGGTGGCATGGCAGCTACAACCAAGAGCGCGCCAAAGCGGTTCAGGCTTTTCGGAGTAAATCTAGAGTGCCCTGAGCTTCCACCGCCGATGGAGGATGGCAGCAATAACGCCGGCTGGTGGAGGACTTGCAGCAGAAGCGGAGAGAACGAAGAAAGATGA